The following proteins are encoded in a genomic region of Arthrobacter jiangjiafuii:
- a CDS encoding low temperature requirement protein A: MPHLPRPPLSAARISDETHRVTTFELFFDLVFVFAFTQVTEFMVHEHSFLGVLQGMVILVLLWWSWAPFSWLANQAHADEGLMRFGLSVVMVAVFMAALAIPEAFNDLDGGLHGPLVLALMYAAVRVLHLLLYVYAAGNDQPLRRQIAKLTVVAVLGAALVITGALLGGTAQTWFWLAGMVLDTTITFLISRHGNWRIHSAVHWTERYGLVVILALGESIVAIGVGASQVPVSVPVLAGAAAGICLSIGLWWLYFDVTAIAAEHRFAALRGTARSSAAVEAYTYLHLPLVAGIILAALGVEEALAHVEENKPLGQLGSFALFAGPALYVLSSTAFWRRMGGRWKKWRLGTGALLLVLLAVRPPLTSLAALILVAVVIAVVVGLESVRYAVARGRIRGMNAAGSAE; this comes from the coding sequence ATGCCGCATCTGCCGCGTCCGCCCCTTTCCGCTGCACGCATCTCGGATGAAACGCACCGGGTCACCACCTTCGAGCTGTTCTTTGACCTGGTGTTTGTGTTCGCCTTCACCCAGGTCACCGAATTCATGGTGCATGAGCATTCCTTCCTGGGGGTGCTGCAGGGAATGGTCATCCTGGTTCTGCTCTGGTGGTCCTGGGCGCCCTTCTCCTGGCTGGCAAACCAGGCACACGCCGATGAAGGGCTGATGCGCTTCGGGCTGTCCGTCGTCATGGTGGCGGTCTTCATGGCTGCGCTGGCCATTCCGGAAGCCTTCAACGACCTCGACGGCGGCCTCCACGGTCCGCTGGTGCTTGCCCTGATGTACGCTGCGGTCCGCGTCCTGCACCTCCTCCTGTATGTGTATGCGGCCGGGAACGATCAGCCGCTGCGGCGCCAGATCGCCAAGCTGACCGTCGTCGCCGTTCTGGGAGCGGCGCTGGTCATCACCGGCGCGCTGCTGGGCGGAACCGCGCAGACCTGGTTCTGGCTGGCCGGGATGGTGCTGGACACCACCATCACCTTCCTGATCTCGCGGCACGGGAACTGGCGGATCCACTCCGCTGTTCACTGGACCGAACGGTACGGGCTGGTGGTGATCCTGGCACTGGGCGAATCGATCGTGGCCATCGGTGTCGGCGCTTCCCAGGTACCCGTTAGTGTTCCGGTGCTGGCCGGGGCTGCGGCAGGCATCTGTCTCTCCATTGGCCTGTGGTGGCTCTATTTCGATGTCACGGCGATCGCGGCCGAGCACCGCTTTGCGGCGCTGCGCGGAACCGCCCGGTCTTCTGCCGCCGTGGAGGCCTACACCTACCTGCACCTGCCGCTGGTCGCCGGGATCATCCTGGCGGCGCTGGGCGTGGAAGAGGCCCTGGCGCATGTGGAGGAGAACAAGCCCCTGGGGCAGCTCGGGTCTTTCGCCCTGTTTGCCGGCCCCGCCCTGTACGTGCTGAGCAGTACCGCGTTCTGGCGGCGGATGGGCGGCCGGTGGAAGAAATGGCGTCTCGGAACCGGGGCGCTGCTGCTCGTCCTGCTGGCCGTCCGTCCTCCGCTGACTTCCCTGGCGGCCCTGATCCTTGTCGCCGTCGTCATAGCCGTAGTGGTTGGCCTGGAAAGCGTGCGCTACGCCGTGGCGAGGGGCCGCATCCGGGGCATGAACGCGGCAGGATCTGCGGAGTAG
- a CDS encoding SDR family NAD(P)-dependent oxidoreductase yields MNEHMIALVTGANKGIGRQIAGQLAGLGHTVVVAARNADAGERAAAELRADGGTAVAVVLDVTDPASVAAAADAVKRQFGRLDALVNNAGIVATPGVSFAAQQPGSAEVDEIRSVFETNFFGVISVTAAFLPLLRLSETPRIVNVSSVAGSLAAVSDPAATDPIAAGYAPSKTALTSLTLQYAKGLAPEGILVNAVCPGFVATDLNGFRGTRTPAEGATAAVRMATIGADGPTGTFTDEDGPLPW; encoded by the coding sequence ATGAATGAGCACATGATTGCCCTCGTCACCGGCGCCAACAAAGGCATCGGCCGCCAGATCGCCGGACAGCTGGCCGGGCTCGGCCACACTGTGGTGGTGGCGGCACGGAACGCCGACGCCGGTGAACGGGCTGCGGCGGAACTGCGCGCCGACGGCGGCACCGCCGTCGCCGTCGTCCTCGACGTCACCGACCCCGCCTCGGTGGCAGCGGCTGCTGACGCGGTGAAACGCCAATTTGGGCGGTTGGATGCCTTGGTGAACAACGCCGGGATTGTGGCCACGCCGGGTGTCAGCTTTGCTGCCCAGCAGCCGGGATCGGCCGAGGTGGACGAGATCCGTTCCGTCTTTGAGACCAACTTCTTCGGGGTCATTTCCGTGACGGCGGCCTTCCTGCCCCTGCTGCGCCTCTCCGAGACACCCCGGATCGTCAACGTGTCCAGTGTTGCCGGGTCGCTGGCTGCGGTTTCCGATCCGGCCGCGACAGACCCGATCGCCGCCGGGTACGCGCCTTCCAAAACTGCCCTGACCTCGCTGACACTGCAGTATGCCAAGGGGCTGGCGCCGGAGGGCATCCTGGTCAACGCGGTCTGCCCGGGCTTCGTGGCCACGGACCTGAACGGGTTCCGGGGCACCCGCACTCCGGCCGAGGGAGCCACTGCCGCAGTGCGGATGGCCACCATCGGTGCAGACGGTCCCACCGGCACCTTCACCGACGAGGACGGTCCCCTGCCCTGGTAG